A window of Esox lucius isolate fEsoLuc1 chromosome 18, fEsoLuc1.pri, whole genome shotgun sequence contains these coding sequences:
- the dtnba gene encoding dystrobrevin, beta a isoform X5: protein MIEEAGRRGMAEWKQVVSEMGAQKFDEIRLSTYRTACKLRYIQKKCNLHLIDVYNVIEAIRDSGLNAVDLSAEVSVLCLENLLSSLFNQLSKRLPTTHVIQPRDSTVLLLGFLLHAAESEGRTRLTVLSVKSMLAVMCGGKLVDKLRYVFSQVSDSAGVMVLSKFDWFLQEALKLPTAVNEGPSFGYSHTSARACFPQQKRVLVNEFLDGILEETPQCLFWLLLTHRLAETENVHHPVSCSYCRNNGMMGFRYRCRRCHNYQLCQDCFWRGNASGSHSNQHQMKEHSSWRSPVGKMKRGLSKTLGCVSSAPPPHPFYPEHPERTLDLSHIVPPRPVQSSPNEAMLLSSGAPTPQRLAAAQRLNEEHALIAAYVTKLQSGPTTRPSKQDEEHRLIARYAARLADTDNTEGSTAVGGLTFDANKQQRLLITQLENKNREILAEIQRIRVEQEACQPNPDKTTANPTLLAELRQLRQRKDELEQRMSTLQESRRELMVQLEGLMKLLKDEERRQAVSFTD, encoded by the exons ATGATCGAAGAGGcggggaggagagggatggCAGAGTGGAAACAGGTCGTTTCAGAGATGG GAGCTCAGAAATTTGATGAGATTCGCCTGTCGACGTATCGTACCGCCTGCAAGCTCCGATACATCCAGAAGAAATGCAACC TCCACCTCATCGATGTGTATAATGTGATCGAGGCGATCCGGGACAGTGGTCTGAACGCGGTGGACCTGTCGGCGGAGGTGTCCGTGTTGTGTCTGGAGAACCTCCTGTCATCGCTGTTCAACCAGCTCAGCAAGCGTCTGCCCACCACACACGTGATCCAGCCCAGAGACAGCACAGTGCTACTGCTGGGATTCCTACTGCACGCTGCAGagag TGAGGGTCGAACCAGGTTAACGGTCCTGTCAGTGAAGTCCATGTTGGCAGTCATGTGTGGAGGGAAACTTGTGGACAAACTACGCT aTGTGTTCTCCCAGGTGAGTGACAGTGCTGGGGTGATGGTGTTGTCTAAGTTTGACTGGTTCCTCCAAGAGGCTTTGAAGCTGCCGACTGCTGTCAACGAAGGGCCGTCCTTTGGTTACAGCCACACCTCTGCAAGAGCCTGCTTCCCTcagcag aaAAGGGTGTTGGTGAATGAGTTCCTGGACGGGATTCTGGAGGagactcctcagtgtctgttcTGGCTCCTTCTAACGCATCGCCTGGCAGAAACAGAGAATg TTCACCACCCTGTGTCCTGTTCGTATTGTCGTAATAACGGGATGATGGGGTTTCGCTACCGTTGTCGCCGTTGCCATAACTACCAACTCTGCCAGGACTGCTTCTGGCGTGGCAACGCCAGCGGTTCCCATAGCAACCAGCACCAGATGAAGGAACACTCGTCCTGG CGCTCTCCAGTTGGGAAGATGAAGAGGGGTCTCTCCAAGACTCTGGGGTGTGTCTCGTCTGCCCCGCCCCCACATCCTTTCTACCCCGAACACCCGGAGAGAACTCTGGACCTCAGCCACATAGt tcctCCACGACCAGTTCAGAGCAGCCCCAATGAGGCCATGCTGCTGTCTTCAGGAGCCCCCACTCCCCAGAG GTTGGCTGCAGCTCAACGTCTGAACGAGGAACATGCTCTGATTGCTGCCTACGTCACCAAGTTACAGAGTGGTCCTACCACCCG TCCCAGTAAGCAGGATGAGGAGCACAGACTGATAGCCCGTTACGCTGCTCGGCTAgcagacacagacaacaca gagGGGTCTACAGCAGTCGGAGGGTTAACCtttgatgcaaacaaacaacagcGACTCCTCATCACCCAGCTGGAGAACAAGAACAG AGAGATCCTAGCAGAGATTCAGCGTATTCGTGTTGAACAGGAAGCCTGCCAGCCCAACCCAGATAAGACAACCGCCAACCCCACCCTTCTAGCTGAACTAAGACAGCTCAG GCAGAGGAAGGATGAGTTGGAACAGAGGATGTCAACTTTGCAGGAGAGCAGGAGGGAACTGATGGTTCAGCTGGAAGGACTCATGAAGCTACtgaag GATGAGGAACGGAGGCAGGCTGTAAGTTTCAcggattaa